A stretch of Nitrospira sp. DNA encodes these proteins:
- a CDS encoding reverse transcriptase-like protein has product MTASDIATSLIPALRGQGFNAVRHPEPTPNGYGHKITLFEQAGPALGTLVIYAGKNGPRYTTNELRNLTPQIQARLAQAWTDSGLLLTNATTPHHSSSVPTPVSPPNTVELWVDGACLQHPDGLKFGWACVIRENENEVYRHSSSQIPAHAADHRNVAAELQAVLHGLEECRRRGYHTITVYYDYTGIEAWATGQWRANTPATQAYAAYTHTYSSTIKWHKVTAHSGVLMNDLVDSLATAAARSAPLVWKTFPTQ; this is encoded by the coding sequence ATGACCGCATCCGACATTGCCACTTCGCTGATCCCCGCCCTACGCGGACAAGGATTCAACGCCGTCCGTCACCCTGAACCCACACCAAACGGCTACGGACATAAGATCACGCTATTCGAGCAGGCTGGTCCCGCCCTCGGCACTCTCGTCATCTATGCCGGCAAGAACGGCCCTCGCTATACGACTAACGAACTTCGGAACCTCACCCCCCAGATCCAAGCTCGTCTCGCTCAAGCCTGGACGGACAGTGGATTACTTCTCACAAATGCCACGACGCCTCACCATTCCAGCTCAGTTCCTACGCCCGTATCTCCACCCAATACGGTCGAGCTCTGGGTCGATGGCGCCTGCCTGCAACACCCAGACGGTCTCAAATTCGGCTGGGCCTGCGTGATCCGAGAAAATGAGAATGAAGTGTATCGCCACAGCAGTAGTCAGATCCCCGCCCATGCAGCCGACCACAGAAACGTTGCTGCGGAACTACAAGCGGTCCTCCATGGACTCGAAGAATGCCGGCGCCGTGGCTATCACACCATCACCGTCTACTATGACTACACCGGAATCGAAGCATGGGCCACAGGACAATGGCGGGCCAATACACCAGCTACTCAAGCCTATGCCGCATATACCCACACCTATTCGTCAACCATCAAGTGGCACAAAGTGACGGCACATTCCGGCGTCCTCATGAATGACCTCGTAGACTCGTTAGCAACTGCTGCCGCTCGTTCTGCACCACTCGTCTGGAAAACATTTCCAACTCAATGA
- a CDS encoding DUF1273 family protein, protein MPTLRLAITGHRPQKLGGFNPNNPILQRIADHLTRTLTALKSRGLDVLGLTGMALGVDQAFAEACLTTQTPFVAYIPFPGQASRWPKQSQTRYEELLRLAMDRLIVCHTAKTDAEVREALMARNSRLVTDAHAAIAVWDGSAGGTADVARWIDHLAHHHAGQLIAP, encoded by the coding sequence ATGCCCACGCTCAGATTGGCCATTACTGGCCATCGCCCACAGAAACTCGGCGGATTCAATCCCAACAATCCCATTCTTCAACGCATCGCCGACCATTTAACCCGTACGCTCACAGCCCTCAAATCCCGCGGATTAGACGTCCTCGGCCTGACCGGAATGGCTCTTGGTGTCGATCAAGCCTTCGCCGAGGCCTGTCTCACCACTCAGACTCCCTTTGTGGCCTATATTCCGTTTCCCGGCCAGGCCAGCCGATGGCCGAAACAGAGCCAAACCCGCTATGAGGAACTCCTCCGCCTCGCGATGGACCGCCTGATCGTCTGTCACACAGCCAAAACCGACGCGGAAGTTCGAGAAGCCCTGATGGCCCGGAACAGTCGGCTGGTCACTGATGCTCATGCTGCGATCGCAGTATGGGATGGTTCGGCCGGCGGGACGGCCGACGTCGCTCGCTGGATCGACCACCTTGCCCATCACCACGCCGGCCAATTGATCGCCCCCTGA
- a CDS encoding macro domain-containing protein, whose product MTLVHEITGDLWTFHTQGEWIAITTNGVIKANGEAVMGAGLAKAAAQRYPDLPRVLGQALRHSGNHPYAFLSTRIITFPTKRHWQHPADLELIIASMKSVAHLIEQHNMSRVYLPRVGCGLGQLSWRDVRTAIAPYVTSRCVFVTSLLETP is encoded by the coding sequence ATGACACTGGTGCACGAGATCACCGGCGACCTCTGGACGTTCCACACGCAAGGTGAATGGATCGCTATCACCACAAACGGGGTCATCAAAGCTAACGGGGAAGCCGTCATGGGTGCCGGCCTTGCCAAAGCCGCTGCCCAACGGTACCCGGATCTTCCACGCGTTCTTGGCCAAGCGCTCCGTCACTCCGGCAACCACCCATATGCCTTTCTCTCCACACGCATCATTACCTTTCCCACCAAACGCCACTGGCAACATCCAGCCGATCTCGAACTCATCATCGCCAGCATGAAGTCGGTCGCCCACCTGATCGAGCAACACAACATGTCACGGGTGTACCTCCCACGGGTCGGTTGTGGCCTGGGGCAACTGTCCTGGCGGGATGTCCGCACGGCGATCGCTCCGTACGTCACATCACGCTGTGTCTTTGTGACCTCACTCTTGGAGACACCATGA
- a CDS encoding response regulator: MARILIVDDMESIRKILSTALASEGHDITTAANGADALVKILDAPYDIVLTDMEMPVIDGPQLIAELQQIRPATAIVGMTGGLAPDVLELEQRRLGIAALLAKPPDLGHLRATIQNVAPNPALSRSAA; the protein is encoded by the coding sequence ATGGCCAGAATCCTCATTGTTGACGACATGGAATCCATCCGGAAAATCCTCAGCACTGCCCTCGCGTCCGAAGGTCACGACATCACCACGGCCGCCAATGGCGCCGACGCCCTGGTGAAGATCCTTGATGCCCCGTACGATATTGTGCTCACTGACATGGAGATGCCCGTCATCGATGGTCCACAACTGATCGCCGAACTCCAGCAGATCCGGCCGGCCACTGCCATCGTCGGCATGACCGGCGGACTCGCTCCGGATGTACTCGAGCTGGAACAACGCCGTCTGGGTATTGCCGCGTTACTCGCCAAGCCCCCAGATCTCGGCCACCTCCGCGCCACAATCCAAAATGTTGCCCCCAACCCCGCTCTGTCACGCTCGGCGGCGTAA